The DNA window ATTGTCCCAATTGCTGTCCAAAGTCAAAATCAAACGAGTAGTTCTTGATGTACTTGCTTCTCGTATTGTGCTATAAACTCACAGTTAGAACATGATGTACAAAGAGTCGGGAGTAGAATATTCTTACTGTTTCGACGCGACCTCCCGCGAGATGAGTCGCTACAGCCTTGGAGATGGAAGGCTTCTCAGCCACACAGAGGACCTTCATTCTGGATTTGTTTGTTGGGCCGAAGAAGAGTCACTGCTTTAGTACTCGGTTGAAGGGTTTCTCAGTGGTTGAGGATATCACAAGAAGCGAGTGAAGGATTACCTCAGGTTTTATGCGGAGGTAAAGTTTTGCGCTGAGGCAGGCACGATATGGAGAGCGAGAATCTGCCAAACACGCTTTTGCAGCAAGAATGATTTGCTGTCATATCCTATTAGGAAGACTCTTTGCATGGAATTAAGGCTTTTCTGCCTTTTTGTGCTCATTGATTTCCCGCCTGTGAAAGTACGCTGTAATACCAAATTCGTCCCCAACGCTGAACCTTACTCGTGATATTCACGATGCATTAGTAGAGGGGGAAAAGAGTGAATGTCTATCACTGGAGTTGATTTTTTAATGGGGCCTCTTCAGTGGCACACCCACTAGCCACAGCGGCTGCTTCCGAATCTTACAGGGAGATATCTCCTAAGCTTTGGCGACTCCACAAACCAATGCAACAACCTGGAATGGAAGAATTAGTAGATGGATGGACGGGACCTTCCCTTGCGGCGTAGCGTATTTTAGGCGTGATTGACTTGTAGACTCGGGTAGAAGTGGCGTGTGTCATACATTTCATGCCGTCTATGACGCGGGTTGTGCCTTGGCTGTTTGTATCGTTACCTATTAAAACACCACTTGTACTGCAACACGAACAAGTGGAAATTTGATCATCGACAAATATTTCCCTCTGATTCAACAGACATGGCTCTTCCATATCTCAAGTCCATTGATGACTGTGGCGAGTACGCAAAGGCTGTTGAGCCGTATATTCCTCAGGTTTATGCTCTTCCTCGGCAGTTTCTTGACAACATCGCCAGCCCAGATGGGCTGAGGCAGTTGTATGTTGACACAAACCCGCTCATCTCAGCTTTTGCAATTTCTGTCGCCCTTACCGTTCCCTTTCTTGTCGTCTCGGAGATCAACAGAAACTACTCCCAGGTTGACCGTATGTGGTCCATTCTCCCTAATCTTTACGTTGTCCATCTCTCCATTTGGGCACGTCTTGCTGGTGTTTCTTCGTCACGGGTGGATTTGATTTCTTTGGCTACAACTCTTTGGAGTGTGAGTTACTCTACATCTTATCCCTGCGTTCGTTACTGACCTGCGTCTCAGTGCCGTTTGACCTACAATTACTGGCGTAAGGGTGGCTATGAGAAGGGATCTGAAGATTATCGATGGTAAGTTAATCACCGACTGAAGAATCATCCATAAGCTTACATACATACCAGGGCCATTCTGCAAAAATATGTGCCAAGACCCATCTGGTTCATCTTCAACGTCACGTTCATCTCGTTCATCCAGAGTGTTCTGCTCTTCAGTTTCTCATGCGTTCCCGCTTACGCTATCCTTCTCTCTACCAAGTTTGAGGAAAATGTGGCCCCTGCCGacattttcttctttctcaccATGGTCGGACTGGTCTACAGTGAATGGGTTAGCGATGGTCAGCAATGGGGTGAGTAATCCGTCCATCTCCAAGGTGAACAAATCTAATCCGTTCAGATTTCCATGCGGCCAAGCACAAGTATCAGGCCGAAGCCAAGGTTCCTCGCGAGTACAGCTACACCCAGGCCGACCTTGACCGAGGCTTTAACACCTCTGGACTCTGGGCTTACAGCAGACATCCCAACTTTGCCGCTGAGCAGCTTGTCTGGTTTGTCCTGTATCAGTGGAGCTGCTATGCAACCAAGAATCTGTATAGCTACACACTTGCCGGCTCTGCTGCTTTGATCATGCTTTTTCAGGGTTCAACTTGGCTCACCGAACTGATTACAGTGGGAAAGTACTCCGAGTATCCAAAGTACCAGAAACAGGTTGGCATGTTCTTGCCCAAGTCTCTTCGGCCGTACAAGACTCCCCTGCCTAAAGTCATCCGCACCAGCGACCTTGCAAAGAAGGACGAGAGTAAGAAGCAAGCTTGAATACAGTTTAGATATCCATAACAGGTGTTCAGGTGCAGACTAGAGCCGCTTATTTTCTATTGTTAGACCAATTGCATACCGTCAGTGCAAACCTGGGTATTGTAGATATCCTCTTACTTTATGGTGTATATAGAGAGCGTTCTCGTTCAATCTTAATAGAGATATGTATCAATCGTGACCCAGAAGtgaaaactatataaataacagTATTTAggttaataaaattaaaatagtataatgCGTTACTGCTTTTGCTACTGTTGACATTGTTGAACCACCGACAACTGCTCTTTAGCTTGCGGCTTCTTCTGGATTACCAAAAACTACCATCTTCATCAGTTATGTTATACCCTTAAAGCTATTTAGTACTCTCTAAAAAGGTCAGTTATGGCCTTTTAGGAGATTAAGGCATCTGAAGGTGCATCGGATAAAGATAGTCCCCGTCTTCGGCTCAGTTGTCCCCTGGGTTCCTAGGTATAAGGAGTTTGCCAGTGCACCCTTGGAGCCAATCCTTATCGGCATATTTTCAGCACTCAGAATAACACATACGACCAGTGGTCCGAGCAGGCGCATGATGATGGCAAGCTGTCTTAGGAAGACACCGCTGGCCCGTCCTACCAGCGTTCCGCGACGACTTCATGGGTCAGCCCAGCAGGAGAAACAACCACACCTCCGTCGATCGTGGCGCCTGGTTCCTCTGACCCTACAGTTAGCAGGGTTGAGAAGAGAACAGAGATGTATCCACTCGGACGGATGATTTGCTCGTGGAAATTACTCCAGCGCAGAGGTAGAGAGACAGCACCTTCGCTGGGTTCTCCTACAGACGTTAGGTTTTCGTCCCACCGAGCACCACTCAGCCACCGCCATCTCCTTAAGCAGATCCATCCAAGCGAAAGTGGCATAGCTTGACGCTCGAAGAACCCTTCGCTAGGAAGCCTGTCAAACGCTCTTGGCTCCAGACCTTGATGTAGGGGGATGAAGAACAATTCCAGTCGCGTTCTCCTACTTTTGGGGCCGAAGACAACGGAGTATCTGCTCAGAATGGATTGCCCGACACGAACCCAGGCATTGGCAATGACTCGTCCGCAGGACCTTCGTCTCATTTGGCCATCCAGCATGATGACAGTCGCAATGACGCTCCCAATGTCCATGACGTTCCGATTTGAATTCCGAGCGACTCATCGGACGAGAGTGACTATGAGGAAGTCAACGGCAATGGTAATGCCAACATTCTACAGGACACCAGCGCCTTTAGCCCgtctcctaagtcttagcatataaaaataagaagtctaagaactataatctaaggagcataaagtgtctcactaatttcgtctcttatgcttccagcggtcaGTTTtcctgataccctgaggcccgTCAAGCGACAGAAGCTTTACTGACTTGGTAGGCTTCATCGTTGCAGAAGCGTGAACCTCAGTCCCCGCCAGGTATTACGCAACAGACTATAACACTCCCCGAGAGCAGCCGAAAGACTTACCTGTCACAACCGCATGCGCTCAGGACTTTGACAACTGAGGCAATGAAAACTCTGGCGATGTTGACGACAAGGCTCTTCACGCCATAGATGAAGTCTTTGTCGGCGTGACGTGAGCGTCATTGGAGATGCCAATACCAATGATGTTGAAGATAATGACGCCGGATCCTCTGACGACACCGACAGCTTTGTCTCTGGAATTCTCAACCTGTGGTAAACAAAGGTTCAAGCAATTCTGGGGAGTAGAGAACACAGCAGATATTCCTCCTATAAGCATTCGACGTGATCTTTTCTCTGCTCGGAACCCACTGTGCCAGATTAGGCCTGCACTTATGAATCAACGCAACTCCCAACAACAAGCTAGGCTTGAGGATTGAAGTGACGTTCACAGGCATGTTCGCGAGAATACTGGTGAGCGCAATGTGCGAGTGCCTCCTGCGCCAAGATTCACACCAACAA is part of the Fusarium poae strain DAOMC 252244 chromosome 4, whole genome shotgun sequence genome and encodes:
- a CDS encoding hypothetical protein (TransMembrane:5 (o53-71i83-101o153-179i191-210o282-303i)~BUSCO:28818at5125), whose product is MALPYLKSIDDCGEYAKAVEPYIPQVYALPRQFLDNIASPDGLRQLYVDTNPLISAFAISVALTVPFLVVSEINRNYSQVDRMWSILPNLYVVHLSIWARLAGVSSSRVDLISLATTLWSCRLTYNYWRKGGYEKGSEDYRWAILQKYVPRPIWFIFNVTFISFIQSVLLFSFSCVPAYAILLSTKFEENVAPADIFFFLTMVGLVYSEWVSDGQQWDFHAAKHKYQAEAKVPREYSYTQADLDRGFNTSGLWAYSRHPNFAAEQLVWFVLYQWSCYATKNLYSYTLAGSAALIMLFQGSTWLTELITVGKYSEYPKYQKQVGMFLPKSLRPYKTPLPKVIRTSDLAKKDESKKQA